In Clostridium botulinum BKT015925, one DNA window encodes the following:
- a CDS encoding linear amide C-N hydrolase produces MKFDCSSFSWFTKDNKHLLGRTYDEFGDLRKNKIVVIPRNYKINLEINNYNNICYGIYSFVGMAVLGLNTPIFTDGINEKGLMGALLYYPGFAHYNSKSIKNAININPGFFITYILSKCATINEVLIEINNINFINELVFGEEIPVHYIFSDRSGESIIIEPDKRGISVYRNSMGVLTNSPSYFWQIQNLRNYLGITNVPRQPQTVVNYQISQFGEGTGGLGLPGDYTPVSRFVRLAFLKQFAVQGENEVEGITKMLRNFASVEIPEGIIKDLNKPNYVQTLCTSCMCSESLIYYFKLSCNSRINAINLEHEKNNKQVKCFNLPLKEDILFLN; encoded by the coding sequence ATGAAATTTGATTGTAGTAGTTTTTCATGGTTTACAAAGGATAATAAACATTTACTGGGTCGTACGTATGATGAGTTTGGAGATTTAAGAAAAAATAAAATAGTAGTTATTCCAAGAAATTATAAAATTAATTTAGAAATTAATAACTATAATAATATTTGTTATGGTATATATTCTTTTGTTGGAATGGCTGTTTTAGGATTAAATACGCCAATCTTCACTGATGGAATAAATGAAAAAGGGCTTATGGGAGCTTTATTGTACTATCCTGGATTTGCCCATTATAATTCAAAATCAATAAAAAATGCTATAAATATAAATCCAGGATTTTTTATTACATACATTTTATCAAAATGTGCAACTATTAATGAAGTGTTAATTGAAATTAACAATATAAATTTTATAAATGAATTAGTTTTCGGCGAAGAAATTCCTGTACACTATATTTTTTCAGATAGAAGTGGCGAATCAATTATTATAGAGCCTGATAAAAGAGGTATAAGCGTTTATAGAAATTCAATGGGAGTTTTAACAAATAGTCCAAGTTATTTTTGGCAGATTCAAAATTTAAGAAATTATTTAGGTATTACTAATGTACCTAGACAACCTCAAACTGTAGTAAACTATCAAATATCTCAATTTGGTGAAGGCACAGGAGGGTTAGGATTACCTGGAGATTATACTCCTGTTTCTCGTTTTGTTAGACTTGCTTTCTTAAAACAGTTTGCTGTACAAGGTGAAAATGAAGTTGAGGGTATTACAAAGATGTTGCGTAACTTTGCTTCTGTTGAAATACCAGAGGGAATAATAAAAGATCTGAATAAACCTAATTATGTACAAACATTATGTACATCATGTATGTGTTCGGAAAGTTTGATTTATTACTTTAAATTATCATGTAATAGTAGAATAAATGCAATCAATTTAGAACATGAAAAAAATAATAAGCAAGTAAAATGTTTCAATTTACCTTTGAAAGAAGATATTTTGTTTTTAAATTAA
- a CDS encoding tyrosine-type recombinase/integrase yields MYNKLEKFIEYLYQEDKSEKTIYTYKNDIKRFVKYFEKNKLEITTINMRKFKDYLLEVLLLSPKTVNRNIIAIRQFLEYLHINNIDIKMIKIQDQGFLDDILTNDEAIRMIKETEKARDLRAKAFICTLYYTGMRVSEAISVLSKDINEDSIRILGKGRKYRDVLIPKKLKKIWKDYMTVRINNSDKLFTGREGGISRFTALNIVKKYGGMAKIKKDKVYNHAFRHLYCINLVDRGIPIDAVKDLAGHENISTTTIYTRKSKKQLLDIINQF; encoded by the coding sequence ATGTACAATAAATTAGAAAAATTTATAGAATACTTATATCAAGAGGATAAAAGTGAAAAAACTATATATACCTATAAAAATGATATAAAAAGATTCGTAAAATATTTTGAAAAAAACAAATTAGAAATTACTACAATTAATATGAGGAAGTTTAAAGATTATTTGTTGGAAGTCTTACTGCTATCCCCTAAAACAGTAAATCGAAATATTATTGCAATAAGACAATTCTTAGAATATCTACATATTAATAATATAGATATTAAAATGATAAAAATTCAAGATCAAGGATTTTTAGATGATATACTAACAAATGATGAAGCTATAAGAATGATAAAAGAAACTGAAAAAGCACGTGATTTAAGGGCTAAGGCATTTATTTGTACTTTATATTATACGGGTATGAGAGTAAGCGAAGCTATTTCGGTGTTATCTAAGGATATCAATGAAGATAGCATTAGAATACTTGGTAAGGGTAGAAAATATAGAGATGTATTAATTCCTAAAAAATTAAAAAAGATATGGAAAGATTACATGACTGTTAGGATAAACAATAGTGATAAACTATTTACAGGTAGAGAAGGTGGAATTAGTAGATTCACTGCTTTAAATATAGTTAAAAAATATGGCGGCATGGCAAAAATCAAGAAAGATAAAGTTTATAACCATGCATTTAGACATCTATACTGTATAAATTTAGTTGATAGAGGAATACCAATAGATGCTGTAAAAGATCTTGCAGGTCATGAAAATATATCTACTACAACTATTTATACAAGAAAATCAAAGAAACAATTATTAGATATAATAAATCAATTTTAG
- a CDS encoding DUF805 domain-containing protein, with product MGIIKNYKKVISQYAKFDGRATRKEYWYFALANILIALSLYTIWVILKPNSKFLDDNPLTIVYTILTFVPSLAVSVRRLHDTNKSGWWMLLCFIPVIDLLLLLMFCGTSDVTSNKYGPIDDDNIKSKDEEIHL from the coding sequence ATGGGAATTATAAAAAATTATAAAAAGGTTATATCTCAATATGCAAAATTTGATGGTAGAGCTACTAGAAAAGAATATTGGTATTTTGCATTAGCTAATATATTAATAGCCTTATCATTGTATACAATTTGGGTAATATTAAAACCTAATAGTAAGTTTTTAGATGATAATCCACTCACAATAGTGTATACAATACTAACATTTGTACCATCATTAGCAGTTTCAGTACGTAGATTACATGATACAAATAAAAGTGGATGGTGGATGCTACTATGTTTTATACCTGTTATAGATTTACTTTTATTATTAATGTTTTGTGGGACAAGTGATGTTACTTCTAATAAATATGGTCCTATAGATGATGATAATATTAAAAGCAAAGATGAAGAAATTCATCTTTAA